The DNA sequence AAGAAAGAAAGTCAGATGTTGATTTCGGAACATCTGAATCCAATAAAGCAAAAATCTCAGCTGATCTCCGATTTAGAAAAGAAAGCCCGCTTTTTGCTCAATATAAAAATTATTGAACAATATATTCGGTTGACTTTTATTAGACGTGATGATTTTATGGCACAAAATGTAAAATGGATGGCAGACCATTATCCTGATTCTAAAGTTATAGTTTCGGCTCATAATTATCATGTTTCTAAACTTGGTACTGATAGAATGGGATTTTGGATTAAAAAAGATTTTGCGGATTATATTAATTTTGGTTTTGCTTTTTATGAAGGGAGTTATTCTGCCAGTATTGATCGGAAAATAGGGACTTATAATTCGCAAATCGCCTATCCCGGAACATTGGAATACAAACTTAATTCTTTGAAAATTCCAATTTTCATTTTGGATTTAAAATCCATTAAGAGAGAAAATAATAAGCTTGGAAAATGGATTTTAAAAGATATTTTATTTCGTAAAACAGGATCTGGAACTGAAAAAAATGAATTTTTAAAGACTAATGTTGCAGATTCTTTTGATTATTTAATCTTTATCAATAAGTCGACACATTCTAAACTTTTAAATGATTATTCTAAATAAAAGTGGTAAAAATAAATAGCGGGTTAATTACTCAATAATAATTTGAGAAGTTGATTTGTAATCCCCAACATGAAAGAAAAACAATTCTTTTAGAAATTGATGGCTTGAATAATAGATTAAAATTGGCAAGGAACAAATTATTACACGATATCATTCATGATGAATACCTGGAAATTAAGAACGAATGTAAAAATCAAATCGAAAAACTCGAAACGAAATTAACCAAAGGAAAAGATAACAAAAAAATAGATTTTCCAAAACGACTATATAATGCATTATCGAACCACCGGAACCAATGTTTTACTTTCGGGTAGATAAATAACGAGGTAGGAAAAAAAAACCGGAAGAAAAGTGAATTATCACCTCTTTCCGGTCTTGTACCCATAACCGAAGAAATATCGAAACATTTGGTGGAAGATTTAGAAAGAATCGTAGAATTAAATAATCCTTTAATGTGACCAAGACGAAAGTATCTTCAAACACTTTTATAGATTAAGTGTGGCAAGGCAAATTATAACAAACCTTCTTTTTATTAAAGAATTAAGATTAAATATTTAAATATGAAACAAATAGTTACATTACTTTTATCAATATTAATTGTATCAAACTGTTGCAGTAAGTCCACATTGGAAAGAGCAAGGATTAATATTTTTCCTAAAGGTGAAAAAGTAACTAACAGCAATTTTATAGACAATGTTTGGGTGCAAATGCTTGGACAAGACGAAGAGACACTTAATACGGGTGGGGTAATGTAACTTTTGAACCCGGAGCGAGAACTAAATGGCATCTTCATCCCGGTGGACAAATTATCCTTGTAACTGATGGGGTAGGATATTATCAGGAAAAAGGGTAGCCGAAAAAGATTTTACATAAAGGAGATGTTATCAAATGTCCCGCAAATGTTGAACATTGGCACAGTGCAAGTGAAAATTCATATTTCGTTCAGATTGTAGTTACTGATAATAAGAATGGTTCGGTAGAATGGTTACAACCTGTGACAGAAGAAGAGTATCATAAGTAATGGAAATAGAAAGATTTTGAATAGATAATTATTAACCAATCAAAAATAAATTTTATGAAAAGCAAACCTCATTATTTTCTGTAGTCATTATAATATTCAATTTGGAAGTTTTTATTCAAGTAAAAGATATATTGTTAATAAAATATTTTGCGATTGATAATCAGGAGTATTCCTAGATTTTGCAGTTTTTTTATTGTTCTTATAACAGTTTCCACTCGTAATCCTGTTAGCGATGCAATTTGCTGTCTGGTGAGCAATACTTGATAAGAATCAGTCGGAGGTTTTGATTTTTTTAAGTAGTTGAATAGATTCGTTATTTTTTCTGACGGGCTTTCTAATGCAAATCCTTTCATCAGGTAGGTATAATGCATATCTTCTGCGGTATATTTGTATAAATCTAACAGTATTTTGGGATTATCTTTTAGCATTAAATCAAAGCCCAATCTTTCCAATTTGATTATCCTAGAATTTTCCATTGCAATGGCACTTACAGAATATGGGTGTTTTAAGAACAGGAACAGTGCTCCTAGACAATCACCTTGAATAGAAATGTTGTGAATAAATTCACGACCCGCTTTTTTCTCACCGACAATCTTTGCACTTCCTGTTGAAATTTGAAAATAAGAGACTACGTCATCATTTTCTTTAAATACATATTTTCCCTTTGTAAAATTTACAATTTTAGCTCCATAGTTCATCAAAAGCTCCTCTTTTATCAGCATCAATTTTTATTTTAATTATTCATGTGAAAGTACGTTGTGTACAGTTCCTAATTTATTTACATGTGAACAAAGTTTTCTTAAGACCATTTGTGGTCGTAATCATTTCTCTTAAGTTCTCTTTCAACTTCATTAATTTCAGGTAAAGCAAGAAGATAAGTGTCATTAATATATTTTAGAATATTTTTATTTGTTTTATCATCTATTTTTCTGATGAAAAGGTTGTTGGAGGATTTTAGATTTTCGATGAAGTTGTCCGCGTATTGGTCTTTATTAAAAAAAGTTTTTTCAATGACTGCTCTTTTATCGTCATTCACAATAATGTCACTAAAGGCTGTGTTAAGGAGTACTGTCTGGAAAAAGGATTCTGCCGGCAAAAGAGTGTGAAGGTAATAATCTTCAAAATCCATTACCCTTTTATTATTGGTTAAAAATACACAGGTTTCTCTTGTAAGGATAAGCCATTTCCCACCAATATATGGTGTGACTTCGGTCATAAATTCTCTTTTATAAATAAATGAAGATATTTTATGGGTCAGCTCTGTAAAATGATTTTGTATCCTTTGAAGTGTATCAGGCCTGTAAAATTTTTGGTCATAATAAAAAAGATAATTTCTTCCGTTATTAACAGTAAGGAATTGACGGATAATATTTTGTGACTTGAGTGGGGAGTCTTCACCACTCAGGTTGATAAAGTAATCCCAGTCATGGCTTACATTCAAAAGATATTCCATCGCATTAAGTTCAGCCTGAATCATACTAAATCCCCCTGCTACAATATTCATACTCTCCAGAATATAGACATTGGGAAAATGGATGAGATATTGTTGAATTTCTTCAGTAAACTCTTCTTTGGCTTTTCTGTCTATGTGAATCAGATAAAACTGATCACGGGTATATATTTTCTCAAACATTGCCTTAAATGTATCAGGTTTATGATGTATCATGATAAAATAAGCAATTCGGATTTGAGAAGACAGAGGGCTGTGTGATGCTCTTGTCGAGGGTTGGGATTGGAGTGCCATAGTTTGCATATGCTGAAATTTTAAAATCATCCGCACTTTGCAAACAATTTAAATGTACATGCATAAGTTACAAATATGTTTTTGATAATCAATTAATTATATTGTGTTTTTATTTGGTTGTTTTATTATACATTTGCAAAGTATCAATAAAAAGGTACCTGCCTCTGCTACTCTGCAATAATTTAAATCAAATTTTTATCATTCAGTTTTGCTTTTTCAGATTTCCTATTGTCAAATGATTTCTTTGAGATTTTATATTGAGCTTTTAATGATATGATGGAAAAAGATTAGTATGATGAATAAGCCCATGGAATTAATATTAATCTTTACTAATACAAATAATTCATTAAAATGCACCTACCAGAAAAATGATCGGAAACTGAAAAAATTATGATAAATTTCAAGAATCTACAATTAATTAATCCCGTAATCCGTGCAATTACGGAATCAGGATGTTCTCAGCCTACTGAATTACAGAATGCTGTAATTCCAATTATCTTAAAGGGAAGAGACATTTTGGCTTCTGCTCCCAAAGGAAGCGGAAAAAAATTAGCTTTTACGCTTCCAATATTACAATTGTTGGGTAGAAATCCTACTGAGCATACTAATATCCGGGTTTTGATAATTGTCCCTACAGATGAAATCGGCGTTGAGACTGAAGAAAAGATCAAGCAGTGTAGTAAATACTTTTCTCTTTTAACATTTCGAATTAATGATGGAGAATCAGCTGAAAGTCAGCTTGCTTTTTTCAGAAAAAGAATAGACATATTGATTGCAAGTCCTGAAGGGCTGTTGGAGATTGTGGAAAAAAGGCCTATCAACTTTTCCAAGCTAGAAATTCTGGTTTTATATGATGCTGATAAAATGATTGAAAAAACATTAATAAACAGAATAAAAAATATTCAGAAACTAATTCCTAACAATATACAAACCTTAATATTTTGTAGGGAAACTTCAGGTTATTTAAAAAAATCTGTTTCTCCTTTTCTTAGAGATCCAGTAGAGATTGTAATAAATGCAAGATCGGCATCAATAAAAAGTATTTCGCAGGAAGTATTTTTTATTGAGAAAAGAGATAAGTCAGGATTTTTGATTGATATGCTCCAAAAAAACGAAATAAAAGGATTCATGGTTTTTACACGCAGTAAATATATTGCCGATGATCTGGTACAACAGCTGGAGAATGCGGGAGTCAATACAGGATGGATTCATGGAAACATAACAATGGCTGTTAAAAATAATGTATTGGATGATTTCAGAAGTGGGAAAATTCAAGCTTTAGT is a window from the Chryseobacterium sp. T16E-39 genome containing:
- a CDS encoding beta-1,6-N-acetylglucosaminyltransferase; its protein translation is MQTMALQSQPSTRASHSPLSSQIRIAYFIMIHHKPDTFKAMFEKIYTRDQFYLIHIDRKAKEEFTEEIQQYLIHFPNVYILESMNIVAGGFSMIQAELNAMEYLLNVSHDWDYFINLSGEDSPLKSQNIIRQFLTVNNGRNYLFYYDQKFYRPDTLQRIQNHFTELTHKISSFIYKREFMTEVTPYIGGKWLILTRETCVFLTNNKRVMDFEDYYLHTLLPAESFFQTVLLNTAFSDIIVNDDKRAVIEKTFFNKDQYADNFIENLKSSNNLFIRKIDDKTNKNILKYINDTYLLALPEINEVERELKRNDYDHKWS
- a CDS encoding Crp/Fnr family transcriptional regulator, giving the protein MLIKEELLMNYGAKIVNFTKGKYVFKENDDVVSYFQISTGSAKIVGEKKAGREFIHNISIQGDCLGALFLFLKHPYSVSAIAMENSRIIKLERLGFDLMLKDNPKILLDLYKYTAEDMHYTYLMKGFALESPSEKITNLFNYLKKSKPPTDSYQVLLTRQQIASLTGLRVETVIRTIKKLQNLGILLIINRKIFY
- a CDS encoding DEAD/DEAH box helicase — its product is MINFKNLQLINPVIRAITESGCSQPTELQNAVIPIILKGRDILASAPKGSGKKLAFTLPILQLLGRNPTEHTNIRVLIIVPTDEIGVETEEKIKQCSKYFSLLTFRINDGESAESQLAFFRKRIDILIASPEGLLEIVEKRPINFSKLEILVLYDADKMIEKTLINRIKNIQKLIPNNIQTLIFCRETSGYLKKSVSPFLRDPVEIVINARSASIKSISQEVFFIEKRDKSGFLIDMLQKNEIKGFMVFTRSKYIADDLVQQLENAGVNTGWIHGNITMAVKNNVLDDFRSGKIQALVTTDIAAKGIDLDELLHIINFDLPAIPQTYVQRIERIRRLGSEGSLISFCTADEHMDLKNIQSLIGFTIPVGTVWE
- a CDS encoding erythromycin esterase family protein, producing MKLKLTLLLTIFYLATNAQSKNDLSDEQKEYISKFIYPLKTFDPTEKDDSDLLILNKLIGDSKVIGLGESTHGSSEVYKMKYRISQYLISNKNFNVFSLEANMPESYLMNQYLGGQNNDPKGILKGMYFWLWQTEETLNFIEWLKNYNTSHNSKVYFDGFDMQYAKGALEQIKNIYKENNFPEEEIDLLETTLKEKNRGFRAYKKESQMLISEHLNPIKQKSQLISDLEKKARFLLNIKIIEQYIRLTFIRRDDFMAQNVKWMADHYPDSKVIVSAHNYHVSKLGTDRMGFWIKKDFADYINFGFAFYEGSYSASIDRKIGTYNSQIAYPGTLEYKLNSLKIPIFILDLKSIKRENNKLGKWILKDILFRKTGSGTEKNEFLKTNVADSFDYLIFINKSTHSKLLNDYSK